The Streptococcus viridans genome includes a window with the following:
- the folP gene encoding dihydropteroate synthase, protein MSKSEWRQLGKDRTLLCGILNVTPDSFSDGGRYQTVEGALEQARKLIAEGARILDIGGESTRPGSHFVEIQEEIQRVVPVIEAIRAESDILISVDTWKSEVARAALAAGADLVNDITGLLGDPQMARVIAEAHAGAILMFNPVMARPHHPSSVIFPTFGFEPAFSSEELAQFEGLSIQDCMWTFFAKSLERAEEAGLSPDQLFLDPGIGFGLTKRENLQLLQDLKTIHAKGYPIFLGVSRKRFVVNILEEEGFETDPETKEGFYNRDLASSHLTSVAASQGVEIVRVHDIPLHKMAVAIGSAVYQADQAQDLHLKQYR, encoded by the coding sequence ATGTCAAAGAGTGAATGGAGACAACTAGGCAAGGATCGGACACTTCTATGTGGCATCCTCAATGTCACCCCCGACTCCTTTTCAGATGGGGGGCGTTACCAAACGGTAGAAGGAGCTCTCGAGCAAGCTCGAAAGTTAATAGCAGAAGGAGCAAGGATACTGGATATTGGTGGGGAGTCCACACGTCCAGGGAGTCATTTTGTGGAAATTCAGGAAGAAATCCAGCGAGTCGTGCCAGTCATTGAAGCGATTCGAGCGGAGAGTGATATCTTGATTTCGGTTGATACTTGGAAGTCAGAGGTTGCTCGTGCCGCCCTAGCAGCTGGTGCAGACTTGGTCAATGATATTACAGGCTTGTTAGGGGATCCACAAATGGCGAGGGTGATTGCAGAAGCTCATGCTGGAGCCATTCTTATGTTTAATCCAGTCATGGCTCGTCCTCATCATCCGAGTTCCGTCATTTTTCCGACCTTTGGTTTTGAGCCGGCCTTTTCATCAGAGGAGTTGGCGCAGTTTGAAGGTCTCTCTATTCAAGACTGCATGTGGACCTTCTTTGCTAAGAGCCTTGAGCGAGCAGAGGAGGCGGGATTGAGTCCGGATCAACTCTTCTTAGATCCTGGGATTGGTTTTGGCTTGACCAAGCGGGAAAACCTCCAACTTTTGCAGGACTTAAAAACCATTCATGCTAAGGGGTATCCAATCTTTTTAGGAGTCTCTCGGAAGCGCTTTGTGGTTAATATTCTGGAAGAAGAGGGATTTGAGACTGACCCTGAAACGAAAGAAGGATTCTACAATCGGGATTTGGCCTCCAGTCATTTGACGAGTGTGGCTGCCAGCCAAGGGGTGGAAATTGTACGTGTGCATGATATCCCTCTTCATAAGATGGCGGTAGCTATCGGTAGTGCGGTCTACCAAGCCGATCAAGCGCAGGACCTTCATTTGAAACAATATCGCTAA
- a CDS encoding CPBP family intramembrane glutamic endopeptidase, with protein MEKKWVSNGLWLLIGIPLFIATQLPMIALILGIENAWSNWTINSLVLGVTMLLVYLLWWFMKWSPLDSLDFSRIKGRDIGRNFLYFLLLLANNALGVNLLRQLGEATTANQETIQGVASLAPQLAMGLLIVVVAPLGEEIICRAVIPRLIFKGHEKIGYLVGALVFAYLHTPSNLGSWIIYGGMSLILTWVAYRYKRVEYSILLHFTMNAFAFLITILVSFLPA; from the coding sequence ATGGAGAAAAAATGGGTTTCAAATGGTCTGTGGTTACTAATTGGAATACCGTTATTTATAGCGACTCAACTACCCATGATCGCTTTGATCTTGGGGATTGAAAATGCTTGGTCAAATTGGACGATCAATAGTCTAGTCCTTGGGGTTACCATGCTCCTCGTTTATTTGCTTTGGTGGTTTATGAAATGGAGTCCACTTGATTCACTAGATTTTTCACGAATCAAAGGCAGAGATATTGGGCGAAATTTCCTTTATTTTCTCCTGTTGCTGGCCAATAATGCTCTTGGGGTTAACCTTCTTCGACAGTTGGGAGAGGCGACGACAGCTAACCAAGAGACCATCCAAGGGGTGGCTTCCTTGGCCCCTCAGCTGGCAATGGGTTTGCTCATTGTTGTAGTGGCACCTTTAGGAGAAGAAATTATCTGTCGTGCTGTGATTCCCCGCTTGATCTTTAAGGGGCACGAAAAAATTGGTTATTTGGTTGGGGCTCTTGTTTTTGCCTATTTACATACACCAAGTAATCTTGGTTCCTGGATCATCTATGGGGGCATGTCCCTCATCTTGACTTGGGTTGCCTACCGCTACAAACGAGTAGAATATTCGATTTTATTGCACTTTACCATGAATGCTTTTGCCTTTCTGATAACTATCCTGGTTTCTTTTCTTCCCGCTTAA
- a CDS encoding bifunctional folylpolyglutamate synthase/dihydrofolate synthase — translation MTVDLSWLATYRSSEPHFGLERMEALLALRGNPHLACPVIHLAGTNGKGSTLAHLRSLLEAKGLRVGVFSSPYLVSFHEQISINGFPISDQDLETYLSLYQDLLAKNSSNQTLLGLTEFELMTVLAFDYFAAEKPDVVILEVGMGGRLDSTNVCQPILTAITTIGLDHVALLGPDLASIAREKAGIIKEKIPVLLGRMELEAQEVIVQRANCLSAPVELLGQDFLVSYQESLADGEVFGYQSQYREEMQLKTGLLGLHQVDNAGLALALCDTFCQEKGLSFLSREEILQAWEGVQWPGRLEVISTQPLIILDGAHNPHAVAPLVATIKERYGQLDKQVLFTCIQTKAIEEMLELWSGLEKSQLTLTTFEDSRAYSVRDMQEIAHQKGLPYQEWKVFLTQYLERKSQQSDLLLVTGSLYFLAQVRAFLIEEISRR, via the coding sequence ATGACAGTAGATCTCAGTTGGTTAGCCACTTATCGTTCTTCTGAGCCCCATTTTGGCTTGGAGCGAATGGAAGCCTTGCTGGCCTTGAGGGGGAACCCACACTTAGCCTGTCCTGTAATCCATCTAGCTGGGACCAATGGAAAAGGATCGACCCTAGCCCATTTACGGTCTTTACTAGAGGCAAAAGGGTTGCGAGTTGGTGTTTTCTCCTCTCCCTATCTAGTTTCCTTTCATGAGCAAATCAGTATTAATGGGTTTCCCATCTCAGATCAGGATTTAGAAACTTATCTGTCCCTTTATCAGGACTTGCTTGCAAAAAACAGTTCTAATCAGACCTTGCTGGGCTTGACCGAGTTCGAGTTGATGACCGTCCTGGCTTTTGATTATTTTGCAGCAGAAAAGCCGGATGTGGTCATTTTGGAAGTGGGCATGGGTGGTCGTCTCGATAGTACCAATGTTTGTCAGCCTATTTTGACAGCCATCACGACGATTGGCTTGGACCATGTGGCTCTCTTAGGGCCGGATTTGGCCTCCATTGCTCGAGAGAAGGCGGGAATCATCAAGGAAAAGATTCCGGTCTTGCTAGGCCGGATGGAACTGGAAGCCCAAGAAGTCATTGTGCAGCGGGCGAACTGCTTATCGGCACCAGTAGAGCTGTTAGGTCAGGACTTTTTAGTTAGCTACCAAGAGTCACTGGCAGACGGGGAAGTTTTTGGCTATCAGAGCCAGTATCGGGAAGAAATGCAACTAAAGACAGGGCTCTTGGGACTTCATCAAGTCGACAATGCTGGACTGGCCCTGGCTCTCTGCGATACCTTCTGTCAAGAAAAGGGGCTCTCTTTCTTAAGCCGAGAAGAAATCCTCCAAGCTTGGGAAGGGGTCCAGTGGCCGGGACGCCTAGAGGTTATTTCGACCCAGCCCCTCATCATTCTAGATGGCGCCCATAATCCGCATGCAGTAGCCCCTCTTGTAGCCACCATAAAAGAACGGTATGGACAGTTGGACAAACAAGTCTTGTTTACCTGTATCCAGACTAAAGCGATTGAGGAGATGCTAGAACTATGGAGCGGATTGGAAAAGAGTCAATTAACCTTGACGACCTTTGAGGATTCACGCGCCTATTCCGTGAGAGACATGCAGGAAATAGCCCATCAAAAAGGCCTGCCTTATCAAGAATGGAAGGTGTTTTTAACCCAATATCTAGAAAGAAAATCGCAACAATCTGATCTCCTCT